Proteins from one Thioflavicoccus mobilis 8321 genomic window:
- a CDS encoding phage tail protein: MTEVFIGEILQFGFDWAPVDMAKCDGAEQQISQNQALYSLIGIQFGGDGRSTFALPDLRGRVPVGPGAYGVIQQGQAGGHETVTLTESNIGHSHPLRARDADGDWFIPIDHTGTGTGYVLANVGPNNNDMKPPAYGPATNLKPIAEGCISNAGNTQPHSNMQPYLVINFVIALSGLYPQRN, translated from the coding sequence ATGACCGAAGTATTTATAGGTGAAATATTACAATTCGGCTTCGACTGGGCGCCAGTGGATATGGCGAAGTGCGACGGCGCCGAGCAACAGATCAGTCAAAACCAGGCGCTCTACTCCCTGATCGGGATCCAGTTCGGCGGCGACGGCAGGAGCACGTTCGCGCTCCCCGATTTGCGCGGCCGGGTGCCGGTCGGCCCCGGGGCCTACGGGGTGATCCAGCAGGGCCAGGCTGGAGGGCACGAGACGGTGACCTTGACCGAGTCCAATATCGGCCACTCCCACCCCCTCAGGGCCCGCGACGCCGACGGGGACTGGTTCATTCCAATCGACCACACCGGAACCGGCACCGGCTACGTCCTAGCGAACGTGGGACCCAATAACAATGACATGAAACCGCCCGCTTACGGGCCCGCCACCAACCTCAAGCCCATCGCCGAGGGCTGCATCAGCAACGCCGGCAACACCCAGCCCCACAGCAACATGCAGCCCTACCTGGTGATCAATTTCGTCATCGCCCTCTCGGGTCTGTACCCGCAGCGCAACTGA
- a CDS encoding phage tail protein produces MSEPYTGEIRMFGGNFAPLKWAFCNGTLLTIASQAALYSLIGTAYGGDGRSSFALPDLRGRIPVHQGQGPGLTPRIIGQKAGAEEVVLTVTQIPSHTHNVQVSADDATLITAADNVAAKQYIYEDAAGARTAGLMHDSTIGSTGEGQAHNNMMPFLCISFIICLEGVYPQRN; encoded by the coding sequence ATGAGCGAACCTTACACCGGCGAGATTCGGATGTTCGGCGGCAACTTCGCCCCGCTGAAGTGGGCCTTCTGCAACGGGACGCTGCTGACCATAGCGAGCCAGGCGGCCCTTTATTCGTTGATCGGCACCGCCTACGGCGGCGACGGCCGCAGCAGCTTCGCACTGCCCGACCTGCGCGGCCGGATTCCGGTCCACCAAGGGCAGGGCCCGGGACTCACCCCGCGGATCATCGGCCAGAAGGCCGGCGCGGAGGAGGTGGTCCTGACTGTTACGCAGATTCCGAGCCACACTCATAACGTCCAGGTTTCCGCGGACGATGCCACCCTGATCACCGCTGCCGACAACGTAGCGGCGAAGCAGTACATCTACGAAGACGCGGCAGGCGCGAGGACGGCGGGACTCATGCACGACAGCACCATCGGCAGCACGGGAGAGGGCCAGGCCCACAACAACATGATGCCCTTCCTCTGCATCAGCTTCATCATCTGCCTGGAAGGCGTCTACCCGCAGCGCAACTGA
- a CDS encoding phage tail protein, whose protein sequence is MSTLPFIGEISIYPYTFPPNNYATCAGQLIAIYQFQALYAVIGTIYGGDGRTTLGLPNLAGRAPMHFGTAPGLTPKPLGLRDGAATVELLDSDLPAHNHSLTGLFETQPSNDVDNPSVTFNYASTAETGGESLFMYSKDDTTVDVDLAPEAIGTTGSTVAHENRQPWLGLNFCIALDGLFPSRN, encoded by the coding sequence ATGTCAACGCTCCCCTTTATCGGCGAGATCTCCATCTATCCCTATACTTTCCCTCCGAACAATTACGCCACCTGTGCAGGCCAGTTAATCGCCATCTACCAGTTTCAGGCGCTCTACGCCGTCATCGGGACCATATACGGCGGCGACGGCAGGACGACCCTGGGGCTGCCCAACCTCGCGGGGCGCGCGCCCATGCACTTCGGCACCGCCCCCGGTCTGACGCCCAAGCCACTGGGCTTGCGTGACGGTGCCGCTACCGTCGAGCTGCTCGACTCCGATCTGCCTGCTCACAACCACTCCCTGACGGGGCTCTTTGAGACCCAACCCTCGAACGACGTGGACAACCCCAGCGTGACCTTCAACTACGCGTCCACCGCAGAGACGGGGGGTGAGAGCCTCTTTATGTACAGCAAGGACGACACCACCGTGGACGTGGATCTCGCCCCGGAGGCGATCGGCACCACCGGCTCCACCGTGGCGCACGAGAACCGCCAGCCCTGGCTGGGGCTCAACTTCTGCATAGCCCTGGATGGATTGTTTCCCAGTCGAAACTGA
- a CDS encoding radical SAM protein has translation MATVVIQDNSPSDVRRYAATTLGWHQSSFGMRSAIRPGLAASLLHSHYLLRIDPRFPFLDPRLTERTIAALAGNGEGLIQSGAPNPLLPSAIIPREILPKALWRLLRQRGRGGLLAAARELLKRAGRLRAAPPAPAFAWCLRTELIDEPLLESLGGSSTDEAALTAAGQLADSGMITQARERFVEAREGSATPNYWNRQLNRFERTLGLEELLSYPPDVAVNLTSVCNARCSFCNYGAVKARAEPFLGPDDIASLDWLRYVDKLGLGGGIGDPLALRGFPELFRRLVERHPHLHTRVITNGIALSSQLAELFAGRLDRLRVSLNAASAESWQRIMGVNGFDKVIEGLRALRAAKRRLRTAKPEVSLLIVVHRGSLEELVVFVELAHELGADEVHVSHFRPGIMAQCDLPLSESLYYDRERCDRWLKRARRRAGELGLRFDAPPLFAEAVGCYEACRSHRVPDPCGAPWSQCFLVVDGDGRRQLSHCCVDIDTRIGYGREELRGDGMIRLWNHPTLRHFRRTLATGQLSPVCRYCYRCDGENPDERAREQVDSEVSAAFDAMSTAFRNDSDPCIWAP, from the coding sequence TTGGCAACCGTCGTCATACAGGATAACTCGCCCTCCGATGTGCGCAGGTACGCCGCGACGACGCTCGGCTGGCATCAGTCTTCCTTCGGCATGCGATCGGCCATTCGGCCGGGGCTTGCAGCAAGCCTGCTGCATTCACACTACCTACTGCGAATCGACCCGCGCTTTCCGTTCCTCGATCCCCGGCTGACGGAGCGGACAATAGCCGCGCTTGCCGGAAACGGGGAGGGGTTGATCCAGTCGGGCGCGCCAAATCCGTTGTTACCCTCTGCCATCATTCCGCGAGAGATCCTACCGAAAGCGCTGTGGCGCCTGTTGCGCCAACGCGGTAGGGGCGGCCTGCTGGCCGCGGCACGCGAACTGCTGAAGAGAGCTGGGCGATTACGCGCGGCGCCCCCCGCCCCCGCCTTCGCTTGGTGCCTGCGAACGGAACTGATCGACGAGCCTTTACTGGAATCACTGGGCGGTAGCTCCACTGACGAGGCAGCGCTTACCGCAGCCGGTCAATTAGCCGATTCCGGGATGATCACGCAGGCGAGAGAACGCTTTGTCGAGGCGCGGGAGGGCTCCGCGACTCCCAACTACTGGAATCGTCAGCTCAACCGGTTCGAGCGGACCCTCGGCCTGGAGGAACTGCTCTCCTACCCGCCGGACGTGGCCGTCAACCTGACATCGGTCTGCAATGCCCGCTGCAGCTTCTGCAACTACGGAGCGGTCAAGGCCCGCGCCGAGCCGTTCCTCGGGCCGGATGACATCGCGTCGCTGGACTGGCTCCGCTACGTGGACAAGCTGGGGCTGGGCGGGGGGATCGGCGACCCTTTGGCACTCCGGGGATTCCCGGAGCTCTTTCGCCGTCTGGTCGAGCGCCATCCGCACCTCCACACGCGGGTGATCACCAACGGCATTGCGCTGAGCTCGCAACTGGCGGAGCTGTTCGCCGGACGGCTGGATCGGCTGCGCGTCTCGCTCAACGCCGCCAGCGCCGAATCCTGGCAGCGCATCATGGGCGTGAATGGCTTTGACAAGGTGATCGAGGGCCTGCGCGCGTTGCGCGCCGCCAAGCGGCGCCTGCGCACCGCAAAACCAGAGGTGTCGCTCCTGATCGTCGTGCATCGAGGGAGCCTAGAGGAGCTGGTGGTCTTCGTCGAGCTTGCCCACGAGCTGGGGGCGGATGAGGTCCACGTGAGCCACTTCCGTCCGGGGATCATGGCGCAGTGCGATCTCCCTCTCAGCGAGTCCCTTTACTACGATCGTGAGCGCTGCGACCGGTGGCTGAAAAGGGCACGCCGCCGGGCCGGCGAACTGGGTCTTCGGTTCGACGCCCCGCCCCTGTTCGCTGAAGCCGTCGGCTGCTACGAGGCGTGTCGCAGCCATCGGGTGCCCGACCCATGCGGCGCCCCGTGGAGCCAGTGTTTTCTTGTGGTGGACGGGGACGGGCGGCGACAGCTCAGCCATTGCTGTGTCGATATCGACACCCGAATCGGTTACGGGCGCGAAGAGCTACGGGGCGATGGGATGATCCGGCTTTGGAACCACCCGACGCTCCGCCACTTCCGCCGTACCCTGGCGACGGGACAGTTGAGCCCCGTTTGCCGTTACTGTTATCGGTGCGATGGTGAGAACCCCGACGAGAGGGCTCGCGAACAGGTCGACAGCGAGGTCTCCGCGGCGTTCGATGCCATGAGCACCGCCTTCAGGAACGACAGCGACCCATGCATATGGGCACCTTGA
- a CDS encoding asparagine synthetase B family protein, translated as MSGICGILMLDGGPADAEAGASMLAAISHLGGDARGSWCDGPLFLGQQSRWITPEEQGEHLSGVGLPEGYMIAFDGRLDGRDELTVRLGIPNPCREPDSRLALSAYRRWGEACGDYLLGDYTFVLWDPGRRRLFGCADPMGSCPLYYIRKGALFAFASEPQALFRHPTIERRLNWRKLARLYWPATVLMDKGRSCFEDVERLEGGMCFALDDDRFVLRRYWTLDQDAVWEGTHDDYLEAMRETLYLAIADRMRSRVPVGALLSGGLDSSSIVAAAADLSRADGRRLATFSAVTDPQLSKAKDERGYIDAFASHPGLERVFVTAAGRGPFDDLDRILAHRDGPMLTSRHYLYAAFAAAARERGIRVILDGAGGEQGPSLHADALYLIMLRKGQWHKLARELRLRGRHERRSLLSLIRQWLIRPMVRTLPGFEGRGGGAPVNPYLNEAVVREVLGEELEETRARVAALRRPAKDLRNGQLCAIEAVRTRRGGGFAGSGVVGMTWPFHDRRLLELALACPEALRLHDGYDRYPLRIAMAHRLPGGLAWRTSKGPFSPDYRERYDRQRTAMARRLPTVRSGYPALVDATALRETLLGGGGNDQMHAIPFAVYLLQFLSLHG; from the coding sequence ATGAGTGGAATCTGCGGCATCTTGATGTTGGACGGCGGCCCGGCCGACGCCGAGGCGGGCGCGTCGATGCTCGCGGCAATTTCCCACCTCGGCGGCGATGCGCGGGGAAGCTGGTGTGACGGCCCCCTGTTTCTGGGCCAGCAAAGTCGTTGGATCACCCCGGAAGAGCAGGGTGAGCACCTCTCCGGCGTCGGCTTGCCGGAGGGCTACATGATCGCGTTCGACGGGAGACTCGACGGGCGCGACGAGCTGACCGTCCGCCTAGGGATCCCGAATCCTTGCCGCGAGCCGGACAGCCGGCTCGCCTTGTCCGCCTACCGCCGTTGGGGGGAGGCGTGCGGCGACTATCTGTTGGGGGACTATACCTTCGTGCTCTGGGACCCGGGGCGGCGCCGGCTGTTCGGCTGCGCGGATCCCATGGGAAGCTGTCCGCTCTACTACATCCGAAAAGGGGCGTTGTTCGCCTTCGCCTCCGAGCCGCAAGCGCTGTTCCGCCATCCCACCATCGAGCGCCGCCTGAACTGGCGTAAGCTGGCGCGGCTCTACTGGCCGGCGACCGTGCTGATGGACAAGGGACGCAGCTGCTTCGAGGATGTGGAGCGCCTGGAGGGAGGGATGTGCTTTGCGCTCGACGACGATCGGTTCGTGCTCCGACGGTACTGGACTCTCGATCAGGACGCGGTTTGGGAGGGGACCCACGACGACTACCTGGAGGCGATGCGCGAGACCCTCTACCTGGCAATTGCCGACCGCATGCGCTCTCGGGTGCCGGTCGGCGCGCTGCTGAGCGGCGGACTCGACTCCTCTTCCATCGTTGCGGCAGCCGCTGATTTGAGCCGCGCCGACGGTCGCCGCCTCGCCACCTTCTCTGCGGTGACGGACCCCCAATTGTCGAAGGCGAAGGACGAGCGGGGATACATCGACGCCTTCGCCTCCCACCCCGGCCTGGAGCGGGTATTTGTCACCGCCGCCGGCCGGGGCCCGTTCGATGACCTCGATCGGATCCTGGCCCACAGGGACGGGCCGATGTTGACGTCACGGCACTACCTATACGCCGCGTTTGCCGCGGCCGCGCGGGAGCGCGGCATACGGGTCATTCTCGATGGCGCCGGGGGAGAGCAGGGTCCGTCGCTGCATGCCGACGCCCTCTACCTGATCATGCTGCGCAAGGGACAGTGGCACAAGCTGGCCAGGGAGCTGCGGCTGCGTGGCCGGCATGAGCGGCGTAGCCTGCTCTCCCTCATCAGGCAGTGGTTGATCCGCCCCATGGTGCGCACCCTCCCCGGTTTCGAAGGGCGTGGGGGGGGAGCGCCGGTCAATCCGTATCTGAACGAAGCCGTTGTTCGGGAGGTTCTGGGCGAGGAGCTCGAGGAAACGCGGGCGAGGGTCGCTGCGCTGCGGCGCCCCGCGAAGGACCTGCGCAACGGGCAATTGTGTGCGATCGAGGCCGTGAGGACACGCCGTGGCGGCGGGTTTGCCGGCTCCGGAGTGGTCGGCATGACGTGGCCCTTTCACGATCGGCGGCTGCTGGAGCTCGCGCTCGCCTGCCCGGAGGCGCTGAGACTCCACGACGGCTATGATCGCTATCCGCTGAGGATCGCCATGGCGCATCGGCTTCCCGGGGGGTTGGCGTGGCGTACCAGCAAGGGCCCCTTCTCGCCCGACTACCGAGAGCGCTATGACAGACAGCGCACCGCTATGGCCCGACGCCTGCCCACCGTCCGCTCCGGGTATCCCGCGCTGGTCGACGCCACCGCGCTTCGCGAGACCCTTCTGGGGGGGGGTGGAAACGATCAAATGCACGCGATACCGTTTGCGGTCTATCTATTGCAATTCCTCTCCCTGCATGGCTGA
- a CDS encoding sulfotransferase domain-containing protein, producing MPRTIWLASYPKSGNTWFRIFLASLLYPKRRPLDLNDLPLQTPIASSRIHFDETLGVPSALLTPAEAARLRPMADRLLNDLWEGSRLVRKAHDAYTWLPDGRPLMGRAPNFAAIYLLRDPWDVAVSAAHHFSCKLDEAVRHLNNPHFTVARNRRGLESQLPQRLLSWEGHALSWLSAPMPVHLMRFEAMKQDPLSTFRAAVRFLGFEHDDCAIEEALEACRFERLQQREREQRFREAPAKATGFFRSGAVGEGRARLSPAQLEGLMRMKRRVDRAIGERFG from the coding sequence ATGCCCCGCACCATCTGGCTCGCCTCCTACCCTAAATCGGGGAACACGTGGTTTCGGATCTTTCTGGCGAGCCTGCTTTATCCGAAACGGCGACCGCTGGATTTGAACGACCTCCCACTGCAAACCCCGATCGCTTCCAGCAGGATCCACTTCGATGAAACACTCGGTGTGCCGTCAGCATTGCTCACACCAGCCGAAGCGGCTCGACTCCGACCAATGGCGGATAGGCTGCTGAACGACCTTTGGGAGGGGTCTCGATTGGTGCGCAAGGCCCATGATGCCTACACCTGGCTGCCCGATGGGCGTCCGCTGATGGGCAGGGCCCCGAACTTCGCGGCCATCTACCTGCTGCGCGACCCGTGGGACGTCGCCGTCTCCGCCGCCCACCACTTTTCCTGCAAGCTGGACGAGGCGGTCCGGCACCTCAACAACCCGCACTTCACCGTCGCGCGCAACCGCCGGGGGCTCGAAAGCCAGCTCCCTCAACGCCTCCTCTCCTGGGAAGGGCATGCGCTCAGCTGGCTATCCGCACCGATGCCTGTGCACCTCATGCGCTTTGAGGCGATGAAGCAGGATCCGCTGTCCACGTTTCGCGCAGCGGTCCGCTTTCTCGGCTTCGAGCACGACGACTGCGCCATCGAAGAGGCCCTGGAAGCGTGCCGCTTCGAGCGGCTCCAGCAGCGGGAGCGGGAGCAGCGGTTCCGTGAGGCCCCCGCCAAGGCGACAGGGTTCTTCCGCAGTGGCGCGGTGGGAGAGGGGCGCGCGCGCCTCTCCCCCGCGCAGTTGGAGGGTTTGATGAGGATGAAGCGGCGGGTGGATCGAGCGATTGGGGAACGGTTCGGATGA
- a CDS encoding GNAT family N-acetyltransferase: MLPGASNLPNGLGLRPARPSDQPFLAALYSSTRADLRLIDGEQELVESIIDMQFRAQTMGYGQQFPNAMYFIVEKLNERIGKATIDFGSSAVHVVDIAFIPIARGRGYGATVLQAIQQIAGQLKAPMLLSVKKDNLPARRLYQKMGFQLEQSGAAHDQLVWYPDQKAMQEY; encoded by the coding sequence ATGCTGCCAGGAGCTTCCAACCTTCCCAATGGTCTCGGACTGCGCCCCGCGAGGCCGTCCGACCAGCCCTTTCTCGCCGCCCTTTACTCGTCGACTCGCGCCGACTTGCGGCTGATCGACGGTGAGCAGGAGCTCGTCGAGTCGATCATCGACATGCAGTTCCGCGCCCAGACCATGGGCTACGGCCAGCAGTTTCCCAACGCCATGTATTTCATCGTCGAGAAGCTGAACGAGCGGATCGGCAAGGCTACCATCGACTTCGGCTCCAGCGCAGTGCACGTGGTGGACATCGCCTTCATCCCCATCGCCCGCGGCAGGGGGTACGGCGCCACCGTGCTGCAGGCGATACAGCAGATTGCGGGCCAGCTGAAGGCGCCGATGCTGCTCTCGGTGAAAAAGGACAATCTGCCGGCGCGGCGGCTCTACCAGAAGATGGGCTTCCAACTGGAGCAGAGCGGGGCAGCCCACGACCAACTCGTCTGGTATCCCGACCAGAAAGCGATGCAGGAATATTGA
- a CDS encoding phytanoyl-CoA dioxygenase family protein, producing METGTLGVRHLRRFWHGRLAMVEGHGGRARLPEEESLDRILMDGLGLGIVEPDIFIFNTRPSYAQFERWILDTLGGELGADTVERVNRAVADCLDGPQHEYPTERRISNPVLSPEEMAFWEENGYVVLRRAAPAEDARAAELAVWEFLGKDPKRPETWYDTEHLFWTPLFRHPALDRNRASPRIHKAFAQVWGTENLLVTVDRASLNLPLHKDGIDRSGPSGLHWDASIAQPMSFGVQGILYLTDTPAEQGAFQCVPGFHHRMGEWLAGLPPGTAPRTAALDLEAVPVAAGAGDLIIWRHDLPHGSSRNSGRYPRVAQYISMYPPDFPKSPVWQ from the coding sequence ATGGAGACCGGCACGCTCGGCGTGCGCCATCTGAGGCGTTTCTGGCACGGGCGTCTGGCGATGGTGGAAGGCCACGGCGGGCGGGCGCGGCTCCCGGAGGAGGAGAGCCTCGATCGCATCCTGATGGACGGGTTGGGCCTGGGGATCGTCGAACCGGACATTTTCATCTTCAATACGCGGCCGAGTTATGCGCAGTTCGAACGGTGGATTCTCGATACCCTCGGCGGGGAGCTCGGGGCGGACACCGTGGAGCGGGTCAACCGCGCCGTCGCCGACTGTCTCGACGGGCCGCAACACGAGTACCCGACGGAGCGGCGAATCTCCAACCCGGTTCTCTCGCCGGAAGAAATGGCCTTCTGGGAAGAGAACGGCTACGTCGTCCTGCGCCGAGCCGCTCCTGCCGAGGATGCGCGGGCGGCCGAGCTGGCCGTCTGGGAATTTCTCGGCAAGGATCCGAAACGGCCTGAGACCTGGTACGATACGGAGCACCTCTTTTGGACTCCGCTCTTCCGTCACCCCGCGCTCGACCGAAACAGGGCGTCACCGAGAATTCACAAGGCGTTCGCGCAGGTTTGGGGCACGGAGAATCTGCTGGTGACCGTCGACCGCGCGAGCCTGAATCTCCCGCTGCACAAGGACGGCATCGACCGCTCCGGCCCCAGCGGGCTGCATTGGGATGCGAGCATTGCCCAGCCCATGTCTTTCGGTGTACAGGGAATTCTCTATCTCACCGACACCCCGGCGGAGCAGGGGGCGTTCCAGTGCGTTCCCGGTTTCCACCATCGGATGGGGGAATGGCTGGCGGGTCTTCCTCCCGGCACGGCCCCGCGCACCGCCGCGCTCGATCTGGAAGCGGTGCCCGTGGCCGCCGGGGCCGGTGATCTGATTATCTGGCGGCACGACCTGCCCCACGGCAGCAGCAGGAATTCCGGCCGCTATCCGCGGGTTGCGCAGTACATCAGCATGTACCCGCCGGATTTTCCGAAGAGCCCCGTCTGGCAATAA
- a CDS encoding phosphate-starvation-inducible PsiE family protein → MIQMLYISSATEPMSTEDLLGLLRECRENNAAKGITGMLIYGNATFLQVLEGEEEVVDDLFENIRRDPRHSNVEILHRKTIERRQYSDWSMGFKRVSGKELAKIESMRDFDEQNFNQAYLIEHGNIVSSLMDHFRKERSRAIGHSELGLDEDDPLIYLLHRIIRGAVRVLAVLMVVTIIWGVVDVVNVLISQVLAPSLEELRARDIIVTFGAFLAVLIAIEIFLNITLYLRDDVVPIKLVVATALMAIARKVIIFDFDKIEPLYILATGAVVLALGIVYWLMDQKMSIGDRWH, encoded by the coding sequence ATGATCCAGATGCTGTACATCAGCTCCGCCACAGAGCCCATGTCGACCGAAGACCTCCTCGGCCTCTTGCGGGAATGTCGCGAGAACAATGCGGCGAAGGGCATCACCGGCATGCTCATCTATGGCAATGCCACCTTCCTCCAGGTGCTCGAAGGCGAAGAAGAGGTCGTCGACGACCTGTTCGAAAACATCCGCCGGGATCCGCGCCATAGCAACGTCGAGATCTTGCATCGCAAGACGATCGAGCGGCGCCAATACTCGGATTGGAGCATGGGCTTCAAGCGAGTCTCGGGCAAGGAACTCGCCAAGATCGAAAGCATGCGCGATTTCGACGAGCAGAATTTCAATCAGGCCTATCTCATCGAACACGGCAACATCGTCTCGAGCCTGATGGACCATTTCCGCAAGGAGCGCTCGAGGGCGATCGGCCACAGCGAGCTGGGCCTCGACGAGGATGACCCGCTGATCTATCTCCTGCACCGCATCATCCGCGGCGCAGTGCGCGTGCTGGCGGTGCTGATGGTCGTCACGATCATCTGGGGCGTGGTCGACGTCGTCAACGTCCTCATCAGCCAGGTGCTAGCGCCATCGCTGGAAGAGCTGCGGGCGCGCGACATCATCGTCACCTTCGGCGCCTTCCTCGCGGTGCTGATCGCGATCGAGATCTTCCTCAATATCACCCTCTACCTGCGCGATGACGTGGTGCCGATCAAGCTGGTCGTCGCCACCGCCCTGATGGCCATCGCACGGAAGGTCATCATCTTCGATTTCGACAAGATCGAACCGCTCTACATCCTGGCCACGGGTGCCGTGGTGCTAGCGCTCGGGATCGTCTACTGGCTGATGGATCAGAAGATGAGCATAGGCGACCGTTGGCATTGA
- a CDS encoding MBL fold metallo-hydrolase yields MTSPRLTIVFDNYAGRSGLRTLWGFAALLELGGRTLLFDTGSNGRVLLANMAALGHAPSAIDMIFLSHPHWDHIGGLDSVLELNPGATVVVHAGFSRHLIADLRTLCGEVVMVDATPLPLAPGLLSTGLMDSEPPEHALILATDDRTVAISGCAHPGMERIVARAAERLGRKIDWAIGGFHLMNADEDAIARSIRSLQDLGIDHVVPTHCTGDRAKAAFRRAYGAHCHEGGVGRTIELQAGG; encoded by the coding sequence ATGACTTCGCCACGCTTGACCATCGTCTTCGACAACTATGCCGGGCGCTCCGGCCTGCGGACCCTGTGGGGGTTCGCCGCGCTCCTCGAGCTGGGGGGGCGCACGCTCCTCTTCGATACCGGCAGCAACGGTCGGGTCTTGCTCGCCAACATGGCCGCCCTCGGGCATGCACCATCGGCGATCGACATGATCTTCCTGTCGCATCCGCACTGGGACCACATCGGTGGACTCGATTCGGTCTTGGAGCTGAATCCCGGCGCGACGGTCGTCGTGCACGCCGGCTTCTCGCGCCACCTGATCGCCGACCTGCGCACGCTTTGCGGCGAGGTCGTGATGGTGGACGCCACCCCTCTGCCGCTCGCGCCCGGGCTCCTCTCGACCGGCCTGATGGACAGCGAACCGCCCGAGCACGCGCTGATCCTCGCGACCGACGATCGCACGGTCGCGATCAGCGGCTGCGCGCACCCGGGCATGGAGCGGATCGTCGCGCGGGCCGCCGAACGCTTGGGGCGCAAGATCGACTGGGCGATCGGTGGGTTCCACCTGATGAATGCCGATGAGGACGCGATCGCGCGGTCGATCCGCTCCCTGCAAGACCTGGGTATCGACCATGTGGTTCCCACCCACTGCACCGGTGATCGGGCCAAGGCCGCGTTTCGCCGGGCCTATGGTGCGCACTGCCACGAGGGCGGTGTCGGGCGCACGATCGAGCTCCAGGCCGGCGGCTGA
- the guaB gene encoding IMP dehydrogenase, which produces MRLIQEALTFDDVLLVPAHSQVVPKDTDLTTRLTRDIELKIPVVSAAMDTVTEARLAIALALEGGIGIVHKNMSIERQAREVLTVKKYESGIIRDPVTVSPGISVGEVMQITRANDISGVPVTEGGKLVGIVTSRDLRFETHLDEPVASIMTPRERLVTVQEGASREEVIALLHKHRIEKVLVVNDRFELRGLITVKDIQKAKDFPKASRDDHERLRVGAAVSVGAGNDERIAALVEAGVDVIVVDTAHGHSQGVLDRVAWVKRHYPHVQVVGGNIATAAAAQALVEAGADAVKVGIGPGSICTTRIVAGVGVPQITAVANVSEALKGTGVPLIADGGLRYSGDVAKVVAAGAHSVMIGGLFAGTDEAPGEVEIYQGRSYKSYRGMGSLGAMGGQEGSSDRYFQDDVDKEKLVPEGIEGRVPYKGSVIAVIHQLVGGLRSSMGYTGCATIEEMRTKPQFVRVSAAGVRESHVHDVQITKEAPNYRIDN; this is translated from the coding sequence ATGCGTTTGATTCAGGAAGCCCTTACCTTCGACGATGTCCTGCTGGTCCCGGCCCACTCGCAGGTGGTGCCGAAGGACACGGACCTCACCACCCGCCTGACCCGTGACATCGAGCTCAAGATCCCGGTCGTCTCGGCCGCGATGGACACGGTCACCGAGGCCCGTCTGGCCATCGCCCTGGCCCTCGAGGGCGGCATCGGCATCGTCCACAAGAACATGAGCATCGAGCGCCAAGCGCGCGAGGTGCTGACCGTCAAGAAGTACGAGAGTGGCATCATCCGCGACCCCGTCACGGTCTCGCCCGGGATCAGTGTCGGGGAGGTGATGCAGATCACCCGGGCCAACGACATCTCCGGCGTCCCGGTCACCGAAGGCGGCAAGCTCGTCGGCATCGTCACGAGTCGTGACCTGCGCTTCGAGACGCACCTCGACGAGCCAGTCGCGAGCATCATGACCCCGCGCGAGCGGCTGGTGACGGTGCAAGAGGGGGCGAGCCGCGAGGAGGTCATCGCGCTACTGCACAAGCACCGCATCGAGAAGGTGCTGGTCGTCAACGACCGTTTCGAGCTGCGCGGCCTGATCACGGTCAAGGACATCCAGAAGGCGAAGGACTTCCCCAAGGCCTCGCGCGACGACCACGAGCGGCTGCGGGTCGGCGCCGCCGTCAGCGTCGGGGCCGGCAACGACGAGCGCATCGCGGCGCTGGTCGAGGCCGGCGTCGACGTCATCGTCGTCGACACGGCCCACGGCCATTCCCAGGGCGTGCTCGATCGCGTCGCCTGGGTCAAGCGCCACTATCCGCACGTCCAGGTCGTCGGCGGCAACATCGCCACGGCCGCTGCCGCCCAGGCCCTGGTCGAGGCCGGCGCCGATGCGGTCAAGGTCGGCATCGGTCCGGGCTCGATCTGCACCACGCGTATCGTCGCCGGAGTCGGCGTGCCGCAGATCACGGCGGTGGCCAACGTCAGCGAGGCGCTCAAGGGCACTGGCGTCCCGCTGATCGCCGACGGCGGGCTGCGCTACTCGGGCGACGTCGCCAAGGTCGTCGCCGCCGGCGCCCACAGCGTCATGATCGGCGGCCTGTTCGCCGGCACCGACGAGGCACCGGGCGAGGTCGAGATCTACCAGGGACGCTCCTACAAGTCCTACCGCGGCATGGGCTCGCTCGGTGCGATGGGCGGCCAGGAGGGCTCGAGCGACCGCTACTTCCAAGACGACGTCGACAAGGAAAAGCTGGTGCCGGAGGGCATCGAAGGGCGTGTCCCCTACAAGGGCAGCGTGATCGCCGTCATCCATCAACTGGTCGGCGGCCTGCGCTCGAGCATGGGCTACACCGGCTGCGCGACGATCGAGGAGATGCGCACCAAGCCGCAGTTCGTGCGCGTCAGCGCGGCCGGGGTGCGCGAGTCGCACGTCCACGACGTGCAGATCACGAAGGAAGCGCCCAACTACCGCATCGACAACTGA